One window of the Salminus brasiliensis chromosome 1, fSalBra1.hap2, whole genome shotgun sequence genome contains the following:
- the yipf6 gene encoding protein YIPF6, whose amino-acid sequence MAEVEDVNKPLFAGLSDVSIAEDIPVEGEIAVPLSSRSADDEISTLDEPVKDTILRDLKAVGQKFVHVLYPKKSSALLRDWDLWGPLLLCVTLALMLQGGSADSKDDGGPQFAEVFVIVWFGSIIITLNSKLLGGTISFFQSLCVLGYCILPLTVAMLVCRLVLLGSNGIVSFVIRLVVVTASFGWSTFASTAFLADSQPPNRKALVVYPVFLFYFVIGWMILTFSPSH is encoded by the exons ATGGCGGAAGTAGAGGACGTAAATAAACCTCTG TTTGCAGGTTTGTCTGATGTGTCGATTGCGGAGGACATTCCAGTAGAAGGAGAAATTGCAGTGCCACTGAGCTCTCGGAGTGCAGACGATGAGATTTCTACACTGGACGAGCCTGTAAAGGACACTATT ttaaGGGATTTAAAAGCAGTTGGTCAGAAGTTTGTTCATGTGCTGTATCCTAAGAAGAGCTCTGCTCTTCTCCGAGACT GGGATTTATGGGGACCTTTACTGCTGTGTGTTACCCTGGCACt GATGCTGCAGGGTGGATCAGCTGACAGCAAGGATGATGGAGGGCCGCAGTTTGCCGAAGTGTTTGTTATTGTGTGGTTCGgctccatcatcatcaccctGAACTCCAAACTGCTGGGAGGAACCAT atCGTTCTTCCAGAGcctgtgtgtgttgggttatTGTATCCTGCCGCTGACTGTGGCCATGCTGGTTTGTCGGCTCGTGCTCCTCGGCTCAAACGGAATAGTTAGTTTCGTCATCCGGCTGGTTGTGGTCACCGCCTCTTTCGGCTGGTCAACTTTCG CCTCCACAGCCTTCCTTGCAGACAGCCAGCCGCCCAATAGGAAGGCTCTGGTGGTCTACCCGGTGTTCCTCTTCTACTTTGTGATTGGCTGGATGATTCTGACCTTCTCGCCGTCGCATTAA